The DNA segment TCGTCCGTACGGTCAACTTCATCTCGGCGATGCTCATCTGCAAACGCTCGCTGCGAAGTCGACTCAACTCTTCCGCTCGACTAAGGGGAATCCGGGTCATGGCAATTTCCTCCTGTGTTTTGCTAATACCCTGTGATCGAACCCGTTCCTCAGTGGGCAACAGACAGCCGGTTCAATCACAAGCGGAAATCATAGGCGAACCGGACCGCCTTCGCAAAGCCACTAACAGCTGACATCCGCAGAAATCGCACACGAGCTAAATCGCAGCAATGCTAGCAATTGCAAAAGGTTAATGGCGGCGAACGCGTTGGATCAACAACAGGCCAACGCCCAGCAACACGACGTTCCCTAACCAAACGGCATAGGGCGGAAGATTCCCATCCTTTGCTTCATCCAATCCAAAGATGAACAACGGATAATAGAGCAGCAGGATCGGCAGGAAGCACATCCCAAAGGTCGTCCAGTAGTCGGCTGTACGAGCGATCATCCCCAACGGGGCTCCCACGATCACAAAACAAAGGCAACTGAACCCGCCCGCCCAACGCCGCCAGGGTTCGGTCCGCAGCCGGATCAAGCGATAGCTGCCTCCGTGAATCCGCCCTTCAAGCGGCTGCACAGGATCGCGAGCAATTTCATCCCATCGAGACGTCAACAGCGAGAAACCGACCTGCGCGGCCAATTTGCCGCGGTCCTCTTCAACCTGTTTTTCGGTTTTGATCGCCTCTTTGCGCATTCGGTTCAGCGGTAGGTGGCTGGGACTGGCGTCACTGCCCCCTTCCTTTAGGACAGCGCCATCCAGAGAGATCTCGATGACATCCTCCCCTTCAAATTCGCCGCGAAAAGAATTGCCACCGATCAGCTGGCTATCAGTGACGCGCAGAATCAGCGCCATCCGCTCGGGGTCTAGTTCCAGTTGCCCTTCACGGGCCATGATTTGCGTGGGGGCACTCGATCCGCTGCCATACAGCGTGACGGTGGGACCTTCCAGGATTTTGCCATTCACGCCACAAACGGAAATCGAAAAGACTTTGTCGCGGGTGTAGGAATGCTCCGCATTCAAAACCCGGTAGGTGATTTCCTCCAGCGAATGCAAAGCGACTCGCCGCACCCCAGGTTCTCCCCAGGAAACCGCCACATCGCCAAGCCAAACCGCAGCGGGACTTAGTAAAGCCGCAAAGATAAAGGCTGGTTTCATTAACTGAACGGGAGAGACACCGATCGCTTTGACGGTCGACACTTCGCCATCGGCTGCCATCTTCCCATAGACACAACAGACCGCAAATAAGGCGGTCGCAGGGAGGGCGAACTGCAGACTGATCGGCAACACGTAAGGAAGCAGCTCCAGAACCGCCATCGGTCCCATTCCCTCACGAATCAGCTGACGCGCAACGCCGATCACCAGGATCAACA comes from the Roseimaritima multifibrata genome and includes:
- a CDS encoding LptF/LptG family permease, with protein sequence MTRLNDLGMPTRLTRYILFEIIRIFSVALVALTMLILVIGVARQLIREGMGPMAVLELLPYVLPISLQFALPATALFAVCCVYGKMAADGEVSTVKAIGVSPVQLMKPAFIFAALLSPAAVWLGDVAVSWGEPGVRRVALHSLEEITYRVLNAEHSYTRDKVFSISVCGVNGKILEGPTVTLYGSGSSAPTQIMAREGQLELDPERMALILRVTDSQLIGGNSFRGEFEGEDVIEISLDGAVLKEGGSDASPSHLPLNRMRKEAIKTEKQVEEDRGKLAAQVGFSLLTSRWDEIARDPVQPLEGRIHGGSYRLIRLRTEPWRRWAGGFSCLCFVIVGAPLGMIARTADYWTTFGMCFLPILLLYYPLFIFGLDEAKDGNLPPYAVWLGNVVLLGVGLLLIQRVRRH